In Zingiber officinale cultivar Zhangliang chromosome 6A, Zo_v1.1, whole genome shotgun sequence, a single genomic region encodes these proteins:
- the LOC121995388 gene encoding alpha-galactosidase-like, producing MEKVLTTLAILLCLISCLSVECRKMINPHRNLLANGLGLTPAMGWNSWNRFGCNINETLIKETADAIVSTGLAELGYQYVNLDDCWAEYNRTPKGEVVGNYKTFPSGIKALADYVHSKGLKLGIYSSAGDRTCSNGMPGSLGYEYVDAQTFASWGIDYLKYDNCYNRNIDPQVRYPVMTKALRQAGRPIYYSLCEWGQSNVATWAAGVGNSWRTTGDIVDNWDSMIGKMDQNDGNARYAKPGGWNDPDMLEVGNGGMTHDEYIVHFSLWALAKAPLIIGCDVRTLTKEIKDIIGNEEVIAVNQDPLGVQGKKVMKDGNLEVWAGPLCPGSKVVILLNRDSQESSSITATWEDVGLPRHTSVEVRDLWKHETLKGNSTGSLTATVGPHSCKMFILKPLVGT from the exons ATGGAGAAGGTGCTCACTACATTGGCAATACTGTTATGCTTGATCTCATGCCTTAGCGTCGAGTGCAGAAAGATGATTAATCCGCATAGAAATTTGCTGGCTAACGGCCTCGGCTTGACTCCTGCTATGgg GTGGAATAGTTGGAATCGCTTCGGTTGTAATATCAATGAGACATTGATAAAAGAAACAG CTGATGCAATAGTATCCACCGGTTTGGCAGAGCTTGGGTACCAATATGTCAATCTAG atGATTGTTGGGCGGAGTACAATCGCACACCAAAG GGCGAAGTAGTCggaaattataaaacttttccATCTGGGATCAAAGCACTAGCCGATTACGTTCATAGCAAGGGGCTTAAGCTTGGAATCTACTCTAGCGCAGG TGATCGAACATGTTCTAATGGGATGCCCGGATCGCTTGGTTATGAGTATGTAGATGCACAAACATTTGCATCATGG ggCATTGATTATTTGAAGTACGACAATTGTTATAATAGGAATATAGATCCACAAGTCag GTATCCGGTAATGACAAAAGCTTTAAGGCAGGCTGGTAGACCAATCTATTACTCACTTTGCGAATG GGGTCAATCCAATGTAGCTACATGGGCTGCAGGGGTGGGAAATAGTTGGAGAACGACCGGCGATATCGTTGATAACTGGGATAG CATGATTGGAAAAATGGACCAGAATGATGGCAATGCTCGCTATGCTAAACCTGGTGGTTGGAACG ATCCTGACATGCTTGAAGTTGGCAATGGAGGAATGACCCATGATGAATATATTGTGCATTTCAGTTTATGGGCTCTCGCTAAG GCTCCCTTGATTATTGGTTGTGACGTAAGGACCTTAACTAAGGAGATCAAAGATATAATTGGGAATGAAGAAGTAATAGCGGTCAATCAAG ATCCTCTTGGAGTGCAAGGAAAGAAAGTAATGAAGGATGGAAACCTTGAG GTTTGGGCTGGACCTCTTTGTCCTGGAAGCAAAGTGGTCATTTTGTTAAATAGAGACTCACAAGAATCAAGTTCCATCACAGCTACATGGGAAGATGTTGGACTTCCTCGACACACATCAGTAGAAGTTAGAGACCTTTGGAAg CATGAAACACTGAAAGGAAATTCGACAGGCAGTTTGACAGCCACAGTTGGACCTCACTCATGCAAGATGTTTATCTTGAAGCCATTAGTTGGCACTTAA